The Tenebrio molitor chromosome 5, icTenMoli1.1, whole genome shotgun sequence genome has a segment encoding these proteins:
- the LOC138130204 gene encoding alpha-tocopherol transfer protein-like, with amino-acid sequence MPIENSVPISPLRQSLACVGDPSGSFNAEWQKRAEEELNETPENLKQEVFALRQMVQNDTNLSVPNDDAFLLRFLRARKFDSKKAFYMVQRYYLMKLKCPELFSCPIPSECSKVFNLQAQKMLQDRDQLGRRVYIIRMDYFDSNIVTIDDIFRTNVLALEQIVREPETQIAGIVLILDMAGLSLQHAKFFTPYYAKKMVELVQETFPLRFKGFHIVNEPFYFDAVMAVLKPFLKEKIRKRIFLHGSDITALHGFISTDILPSEYGGTGSSFDNKAWYMQLLAEEEYFKNLDKYGYKIGVQEDE; translated from the exons ATGCCCATCGAAAATTCTGTTCCGATTTCTCCTCTCAGACAATCTCTGGCCTGTGTTGGCGATCCCAGTGGATCTTTTAATGCCGAATGGCAAAAACGAGCCGAAGAAGAATTAAATGAGACTCCAGAGAATCTGAAACAAGAAGTTTTTGCGTTACGACAAATGGTACAAA ATGATACAAATCTGAGTGTTCCCAACGACGATGCCTTTCTACTACGCTTTCTGAGGGCAAGGAAGTTCGACAGCAAGAAGGCTTTCTACATG GTGCAAAGGTATTACCTGATGAAACTGAAATGTCCGGAACTTTTCTCTTGTCCGATTCCTTCCGAGTGCAGCAAGGTTTTCAATTTGCAAGCTCAAAAGATGTTACAAGACAGGGACCAATTGGGTAGAAGAGTCTACATAATCAGAATGG ATTATTTTGACTCAAATATTGTCACCATAGACGACATATTTCGAACAAACGTGTTAGCCCTTGAGCAAATCGTTCGAGAACCAGAAACTCAAATCGCTGGGATCGTTTTAATCCTCGACATGGCTGGTCTGAGCCTTCAACACGCGAAATTCTTCACTCCATATTACGCGAAGAAAATGGTCGAGTTGGTCCAGGAGACTTTCCCTCTCAGGTTCAAGGGCTTCCACATTGTCAATGAACCGTTCTATTTTGATGCTGTCATGGCTGTGCTTAAACCTTTCCTCAAAGAGAAGATCAGAAAAAGG atatTTTTACACGGTAGCGACATAACCGCCCTTCACGGTTTCATTTCCACCGATATTTTACCGTCGGAATATGGAGGAACTGGGAGCAGTTTTGACAACAAGGCTTGGTACATGCAGTTACTCGCAGAAGAGGAGTACTTCAAGAATTTGGACAAGTATGGGTACAAGATCGGCGTCCAAGAAGAcgagtag